A single window of Anopheles moucheti chromosome 2, idAnoMoucSN_F20_07, whole genome shotgun sequence DNA harbors:
- the LOC128298679 gene encoding perlucin-like protein, which yields MAFKSLCLVLCLTLYTMEAHGYMDYVAYKRAVNFFQAWQQCRLFGGHLASIESAAENTRAEDAIMAVGDFSKDWLIGGTDLGSEGNFVWIGLNKKTTYTNFYKGEPNNNKGVENCLVMGVASSRQWNDVACDYVSGGFVCAFVRQ from the exons ATGGCGTTCAAGAGTTTGTGCTTAGTACTGTGTTTGACGTTGTATACGATGGAAGCGCATG GTTACATGGACTATGTGGCATACAAACGCGCTGTTAACTTCTTCCAAGCTTGGCAACAATGTCGCCTCTTCGGTGGACATTTGGCTTCCATTGAGTCTGCAGCAGAAAACACGCGGGCTGAAGATGCCATTATGGCGGTAGGAGATTTTAGCAAAGATTGGCTCATTGGAGGCACAGATCTTGGGTCCGAAGGTAATTTCGTATGGATTGGTCTCAACAAGAAAACCACGTACACCAACTTTTACAAAGGCGAGCCCAACAATAACAAAGGTGTGGAAAACTGTCTAGTGATGGGAGTCGCATCATCAAGACAGTGGAATGACGTTGCTTGTGATTATGTATCTGGTGGGTTCGTGTGTGCTTTCGTGCGTCAATAA
- the LOC128298669 gene encoding pulmonary surfactant-associated protein D-like → MKTSLIALVIVGLVAVGLPATHALRYTVHNTAVTFFEAWQQCLAKGGSLASIELAVQNVAVTKEIQKTGVSAAWWISGSDMGLEGSWIWMSRNTPVGYRSGYINFNDGEPNNKATGGENCLSMSKNGGWNDESCDIRNFYVCEYYSI, encoded by the coding sequence ATGAAGACAAGTTTGATCGCTCTAGTCATCGTCGGGCTTGTGGCCGTGGGTCTACCCGCAACACATGCGCTCCGATACACCGTCCACAACACCGCGGTAACCTTTTTCGAAGCCTGGCAGCAGTGCTTAGCGAAGGGGGGAAGCTTAGCCTCAATCGAGTTGGCAGTGCAAAATGTTGCCGTCACCAAAGAAATCCAGAAGACTGGTGTATCTGCCGCCTGGTGGATCTCTGGCTCGGACATGGGCTTGGAAGGATCGTGGATTTGGATGTCGAGGAACACACCAGTCGGCTATCGCAGCGGATACATTAACTTCAACGATGGAGAACCAAACAATAAGGCTACCGGTGGTGAAAACTGCCTGTCGATGAGCAAGAACGGAGGATGGAACGATGAATCGTGCGATATTCGCAACTTTTATGTATGTGAATACTATTCCATATAG